A portion of the Symphalangus syndactylus isolate Jambi chromosome 13, NHGRI_mSymSyn1-v2.1_pri, whole genome shotgun sequence genome contains these proteins:
- the CRADD gene encoding death domain-containing protein CRADD isoform X4, which translates to MEARDKQVLRSLRLELGAEVLVEGLVLQYLYQEGILTENHVQEINAQTTGLRKTMLLLDILPSRGPKAFDAFLDSLQEFPWVREKLKKAREEVMTDLPAGDY; encoded by the coding sequence ATGGAGGCCAGAGACAAACAAGTACTCCGCTCACTTCGCCTGGAGCTGGGTGCAGAGGTATTGGTGGAGGGACTGGTTCTTCAGTACCTCTACCAGGAAGGAATCTTGACAGAAAACCATGTTCAAGAAATCAATGCTCAAACCACAGGCCTCCGGAAAACAATGCTCCTGCTGGATATCCTACCTTCCAGGGGCCCTAAAGCATTTGATGCATTCCTAGATTCCCTACAGGAGTTTCCCTGGGTCAGGGAGAAGCTGAAGAAGGCAAGGGAAGAGGTCATGACCGACCTGCCTGCAG
- the CRADD gene encoding death domain-containing protein CRADD isoform X3 has product MEARDKQVLRSLRLELGAEVLVEGLVLQYLYQEGILTENHVQEINAQTTGLRKTMLLLDILPSRGPKAFDAFLDSLQEFPWVREKLKKAREEVMTDLPAATLKR; this is encoded by the coding sequence ATGGAGGCCAGAGACAAACAAGTACTCCGCTCACTTCGCCTGGAGCTGGGTGCAGAGGTATTGGTGGAGGGACTGGTTCTTCAGTACCTCTACCAGGAAGGAATCTTGACAGAAAACCATGTTCAAGAAATCAATGCTCAAACCACAGGCCTCCGGAAAACAATGCTCCTGCTGGATATCCTACCTTCCAGGGGCCCTAAAGCATTTGATGCATTCCTAGATTCCCTACAGGAGTTTCCCTGGGTCAGGGAGAAGCTGAAGAAGGCAAGGGAAGAGGTCATGACCGACCTGCCTGCAG